The Branchiostoma floridae strain S238N-H82 chromosome 10, Bfl_VNyyK, whole genome shotgun sequence genome has a segment encoding these proteins:
- the LOC118424973 gene encoding MYCBP-associated protein-like, whose amino-acid sequence MSSKLAVRSSKKDRPKSSGRRKNRDGTPDKLNSPSQSNTMEDEEGPAKNVINGEDIQALQIRSLTAYNLYSREEDLTKIRVPKPPPETERTARSNRIMVKRLRGPDDPARIKFRQITIARPAPYDAPIKPTDYLGAGGPGLDMTGDILAHTILGSVDDFKQEAIARGEEDEVLPPGINLDMTTATSPSIKYEKKKKEKRARKPAEDESNALRNWENKMRERKRQQGYISKLLQRSTDTLLMNQSENYRQTQEERYLIDRTMPSINYGKGYRVGSEFWKQHERLGDDLTGLNMTLTQTERGYPPPFEHVAKPNFVKMETGIQGLPTKSTASFQWERSGYLKTRQKQLQPFMEELVPARPDLENLEIIGTNKGVLTAIDDEETLDEFDVPEDHKENIRPMKTAETANDPLAAYPDRFEEPIVGPAMIVGGHYALWTGDDHSEKGGVGISCRIAFEANTAQRKLQFLELTNNGTTAVYYNWRKIPIKNAFDCKPPDPVQRFYFNTNSGVILPGDSMKYPFVFKSQNAGIFTELWELHTSPVLCGGAAIQITLRGVAIQDDVNKESRVRLEQELAHKEAVLGVTDILNSILEGVRTPERARSPLDAYITEEEIFLRKNEGVQWNFEAIQKVQELYKELYPEEEREAQQWDFSLENLKKQLLAIEEDEQREDFLKRMNDIVMEMSVPLSVPSQPVMRQMTYELLQDTIDNMAGAAAVICGVLGMPELHTEPVHVEPIHKIQHKKPEKEKEPDKKDAKKDKGKDDKKGGKKDKEERPKSKGGKGKDKPAATPKKETPAVQKEVEPPKEKEPPVPSVYDSVDPELRQKWREKMYAQTYNLLEKMFDKMTMVYEDIQETEAKDAAPVVF is encoded by the exons ATGAGTAGCAAGCTGGCGGTCAGGTCGTCAAAGAAAGACCGACCCAAGAGTTCGGGAAGGAGAAAGAATCGAGACGGAACGCCCGACAAGTTGAACTCTCCGAGCCAGTCGAACACCATGGAGGACGAGGAAGGACCCGCTAAAAACGTCATCAATGGCGAAGATATCCAGGCATTACAGATAAGG TCACTCACTGCTTATAATCTCTATTCCAGGGAAGAAGACCTAACTAAGATCCGGGTGCCCAAACCTCCTCCCGAGACTGAGCGTACCGCCCGGTCCAACCGGATCATGGTCAAACGGCTACGCGGGCCAGACGATCCCGCTAGGATCAAATTCCGCCAGATCACAATTGCCCGCCCTGCGCCCTACGATGCACCGATCAAACCCACGGATTACCTGGGTGCAG GCGGTCCAGGGTTGGACATGACTGGTGACATCTTGGCTCACACCATCCTGGGTTCTGTGGATGACTTTAAACAGGAGGCTATTGCTAGGGGAGAGGAGGATGAG GTCCTTCCCCCTGGTATAAACCTGGACATGACGACTGCCACTTCACCTTCCATCAAGTacgagaagaagaagaaagagaagaggGCGCGCAAACCCGCGGAAGACGAGAGCAACGCCCTCCGCAACTGGGAAAACAAGATGCGCGAGCGTAAGCGCCAACAGGGGTACATCTCCAAACTCCTGCAGCGTTCTACCGACACGCTTCTCATGAACCAGAGCGAGAACTACCGCCAGACGCAGGAAGAGCGGTACCTCATCGACCGCACCATGCCATCCATCAACTACGGTAAGGGGTACCGCGTTGGGAGTGAGTTCTGGAAGCAGCACGAAAGGCTTGGCGACGACCTGACAGGCCTTAACATGACCCTCACCCAAACGGAGAGAGGGTACCCCCCGCCCTTCGAGCACGTGGCAAAACCCAACTTTGTAAAGATGGAGACGGGCATACAGGGCCTGCCCACCAAGAGTACAGCCAGCTTCCAGTGGGAGCGGTCAGGGTATCTGAAAACCCGTCAGAAACAGCTCCAGCCATTCATGGAAGAGCTGGTCCCAGCGCGACCTGATCTGGAAAACCTGGAGATCATCGGCACCAACAAGGGAGTCCTGACGGCCATCGATGACGAAGAAACCTTGGATGAGTTTGACGTCCCGGAAGATCACAAGGAAAACATCCGGCCAATGAAAACGGCTGAAACAGCCAACGATCCTCTGGCAGCCTACCCAGATAGGTTTGAGGAGCCGATCGTTGGACCAGCGATGATCGTCGGCGGTCACTACGCCTTGTGGACGGGGGATGACCACTCTGAGAAAGGTGGTGTGGGCATCTCCTGCAGGATTGCCTTCGAAGCCAACACTGCACAGAGGAAGCTGCAGTTCCTGGAGCTGACCAACAACGGCACCACGGCGGTCTACTACAACTGGAGGAAGATCCCCATCAAGAACGCCTTCGACTGCAAGCCTCCCGACCCCGTGCAGCGGTTCTACTTCAACACCAACAGCGGGGTCATCCTCCCGGGTGACAGCATGAAGTACCCGTTTGTCTTCAAGTCGCAGAATGCTGGCATCTTTACAGAGCTGTGGGAGCTGCACACGAGCCCGGTCCTGTGCGGCGGGGCGGCCATTCAGATCACCCTGCGTGGCGTCGCCATCCAAGATGATGTCAACAAGGAGTCTCGTGTTCGACTCGAACAGGAGCTTGCGCACAAGGAGGCTGTGTTGGGGGTTACCGACATACTGAACAGCATCCTCGAGGGTGTTCGGACCCCGGAGAGGGCCCGGTCGCCGCTGGATGCATACATCACCGAAGAGGAGATCTTCCTGAGGAAGAACGAAGGAGTTCAGTGGAACTTTGAAGCTATACAGAAAGTCCAAGAGCTTTACAAGGAGCTTTACCCTGAAGAAGAAAGAGAGGCCCAACAGTGGGACTTTTCCTTGGAGAACCTGAAGAAGCAACTCCTCGCGATCGAGGAAGACGAACAGAGGGAAGACTTCTTGAAGCGCATGAACGATATCGTCATGGAGATGTCTGTTCCGTTGTCGGTGCCGTCCCAGCCTGTCATGCGCCAAATGACCTACGAACTCCTGCAGGACACCATAGACAACATGGCTGGAGCTGCAGCTGTTATTTGTGGTGTGTTGGGGATGCCCGAGCTCCACACTGAGCCGGTTCACGTCGAGCCCATCCACAAAATCCAACACAAGAAGCCAGAGAAGGAGAAAGAACCAGACAAAAAGGACGCCAAAAAGGACAAAGGGAAGGATGACAAAAAGGGAGGGAAGAAAGACAAGGAAGAGCGACCCAAAAGCAAAGGCGGGAAGGGAAAGGATAAACCGGCAGCCACACCAAAGAAGGAAACCCCCGCAGTGCAAAAGGAAGTGGAACCACCCAAGGAGAAAGAGC
- the LOC118424764 gene encoding prokineticin Bo8-like has translation MFSHYVFLLLACVFFVGGTAAITVTGACTSDEDCIAARGGGCCVRWNPGSAVFVCKDMGQENNQCHISGNILPYPFPGKRVYWRCPCGEGLTCARADGESGGGTCQAAAEKRSVHMERQRWPLVQKRLRENQAKAATFGQPKRPRNSSDCK, from the exons ATGTTTTCCCACTATGTTTTTCTGCTGCTCGCCTGTGTCTTCTTTGTTGGAGGTACCGCTGCGATCACTGTGACTGGG GCATGCACGTCCGATGAAGACTGTATCGCTGCTCGCGGCGGAGGGTGCTGTGTAAGATGGAACCCAGGATCAGCAGTGTTT gtgtgtaaggACATGGGTCAGGAGAACAACCAGTGCCACATCTCCGGTAACATCCTGCCGTACCCGTTCCCGGGGAAGCGGGTGTACTGGCGCTGTCCCTGCGGGGAGGGGCTCACCTGCGCCCGAGCAGACGGAGAGTCAGG TGGTGGAACTTGCCAGGCTGCAGCTGAAAAACGTTCAGTCCACATGGAGAGACAGCGGTGGCCGCTAGTGCAGAAGCGTCTACGGGAAAACCAGGCGAAGGCGGCGACGTTCGGGCAACCGAAGCGGCCGCGGAATTCGTCCGACTGCAAGTGA
- the LOC118424974 gene encoding HIRA-interacting protein 3-like: MGMHVRILLVLVIAAAVLSDSADASRNRRIRIKREAPPRGQKSSREVRDLGDAAEVGGGKTRGVLEDASENGRGVCELGDATEEGRGGGKRRGVLEEDASEKGRGVRELGDAAQGGRRPGGGKTRRRGVVGDETEKGRGARDLGDGEGAQLPPWEGVRDGAQLGGGGGHTRSASDSGSNSDSQ; this comes from the exons ATGGGGATGCACGTGAGAATCCTCCTGGTGTTGGTGATCGCGGCGGCCGTTCTCTCGGACAGCGCCGACGCCAGCAGAAACAGGCGTATACGTATTAAGCGCGAGGCCCCTCCGCGTGGGCAGAAGAGCAGCCGTGAGGTTCGTGACCTCGGTGACGCCGCAGAAGTAGGAGGCGGAAAAACCCGAGGGGTTCTTGAAGATGCGTCGGAGAATGGCCGAGGGGTTTGCGAGCTCGGTGACGCAACAGAGGAAGGCCGTGGGGGCGGGAAAAGACGCGGGGTTCTTGAAGAAGATGCGTCGGAGAAGGGCCGTGGGGTTCGCGAGCTCGGTGACGCAGCTCAGGGAGGCCGTAGGCCCGGGGGCGGCAAAACACGGCGTCGGGGGGTTGTTGGGGATGAGACGGAGAAGGGCCGAGGGGCTCGCGACCTCGGCGACGGCGAAGGCGCCCAACTACCCCCCTGGGAGGGAGTTCGTGACGGTGCGCAACTTGGAGGCGGCGGTGGAC ACACGCGATCTGCGTCGGACTCAGGGTCGAACTCAGACTCCCAATGA
- the LOC118424737 gene encoding protein argonaute 18-like isoform X1, translated as MGMHMRILLALVIAAAVLSAGDGQDGHGGGGHGGYGYPGEIGSENGRATRDLGDATQGGRDETEDGRGVREIVGEAADVASWAGYGRGGRGVRDLGDGEGARRPWGRIRDVRDATQVPGGGGGGGRGGGGDGGGDGRVGGRRGRIGFGRVDSRGRGFGHGGVPRRGNRRWIVVDETERGRGVRDVGDAAEVEGGRSTRDLDAAEPPPPPSSGGRGRRESMAQPPRRRGGRSAADADAEKRIPRDLPPPPPPPPGSGSRGRRNSMAEPQPPHRRGGRSSPDTVVAERNQRELQPPQPPPSSGGRGRRESMAEPPPQG; from the exons ATGGGGATGCACATGAGAATCCTCTTGGCGTTGGTGATCGCGGCGGCCGTTCTCTCGGCCGGCGATGGGCAGGACGGacatgggggtggggggcacggcgggtacgGTTATCCGGGTGAAATCGGGTCTGAGAACGGCCGGGCGACTCGTGACCTGGGTGACGCAACACAAGGAGGCCGTGATGAGACGGAGGACGGTCGCGGGGTTCGTGAGATCGTTGGTGAAGCCGCAGATGTAGCGAGCTGGGCAGGATACGGCCGTGGAGGACGCGGAGTTCGCGACCTCGGTGACGGCGAGGGCGCCAGGCGCCCCTGGGGAAGAATTCGTGACGTTCGTGACGCCACACAAGTGCCAGGCGGCGGTGGAGGCGGCGGTAGAGGCGGCGGTGGAGACGGCGGTGGAGACGGCCGTGTCGGAGGCCGTCGAGGCCGTATCGGATTCGGCCGTGTAGACAGCCGTGGTCGTGGATTCGGCCATGGAGGCGTCCCACGTCGGGGAAACAGACGCTGGATTGTTGTGGATGAGACGGAGAGAGGACGCGGGGTTCGCGACGTCGGCGACGCCGCAGAAGTCGAAG GCGGCAGGTCAACGAGGGATCTGGACGCGGCCGAACCACCACCTCCTCCAAGTAGTGGCGGTCGCGGACGTCGCGAGTCCATGGCGCAACCGCCTCGCCGTCGCGGAGGTCGCTCGGCTGCCGACGCCGACGCAGAGAAGCGTATCCCGAGGGATTTGccgccaccaccaccacctccGCCTGGTAGCGGCAGTCGCGGGCGTCGCAACTCCATGGCGGAACCACAACCGCCCCACCGACGTGGAGGTCGCTCGTCTCCCGACACCGTCGTAGCGGAGCGTAACCAGCGGGAGTTGCAACCCCCACAACCTCCACCCAGTAGCGGCGGTCGCGGACGTCGCGAGTCCATGGCGGAACCGCCACCGCAGGGTTGA
- the LOC118424737 gene encoding acanthoscurrin-1-like isoform X2 codes for MGMHMRILLALVIAAAVLSAGDGQDGHGGGGHGGYGYPGEIGSENGRATRDLGDATQGGRDETEDGRGVREIVGEAADVASWAGYGRGGRGVRDLGDGEGARRPWGRIRDVRDATQVPGGGGGGGRGGGGDGGGDGRVGGRRGRIGFGRVDSRGRGFGHGGVPRRGNRRWIVVDETERGRGVRDVGDAAEVEGGRSTRDLDAAEPPPPPSSGGRGRRESMAQPPRRRGGRSSPDTVVAERNQRELQPPQPPPSSGGRGRRESMAEPPPQG; via the exons ATGGGGATGCACATGAGAATCCTCTTGGCGTTGGTGATCGCGGCGGCCGTTCTCTCGGCCGGCGATGGGCAGGACGGacatgggggtggggggcacggcgggtacgGTTATCCGGGTGAAATCGGGTCTGAGAACGGCCGGGCGACTCGTGACCTGGGTGACGCAACACAAGGAGGCCGTGATGAGACGGAGGACGGTCGCGGGGTTCGTGAGATCGTTGGTGAAGCCGCAGATGTAGCGAGCTGGGCAGGATACGGCCGTGGAGGACGCGGAGTTCGCGACCTCGGTGACGGCGAGGGCGCCAGGCGCCCCTGGGGAAGAATTCGTGACGTTCGTGACGCCACACAAGTGCCAGGCGGCGGTGGAGGCGGCGGTAGAGGCGGCGGTGGAGACGGCGGTGGAGACGGCCGTGTCGGAGGCCGTCGAGGCCGTATCGGATTCGGCCGTGTAGACAGCCGTGGTCGTGGATTCGGCCATGGAGGCGTCCCACGTCGGGGAAACAGACGCTGGATTGTTGTGGATGAGACGGAGAGAGGACGCGGGGTTCGCGACGTCGGCGACGCCGCAGAAGTCGAAG GCGGCAGGTCAACGAGGGATCTGGACGCGGCCGAACCACCACCTCCTCCAAGTAGTGGCGGTCGCGGACGTCGCGAGTCCATGGCGCAACCGCCTCGCCGTCGCGGAG GTCGCTCGTCTCCCGACACCGTCGTAGCGGAGCGTAACCAGCGGGAGTTGCAACCCCCACAACCTCCACCCAGTAGCGGCGGTCGCGGACGTCGCGAGTCCATGGCGGAACCGCCACCGCAGGGTTGA
- the LOC118424766 gene encoding toxin MIT1-like gives MKTIILQLSMLCAAAVFKVASPLVITGGCRSDFECIANKGENWCCARWNLGSGIAVCKPRGRVGDECHISSNLMPYPLDAPRAFWRCPCGPALGCTATETAKIGHCDTFDNLALAQGNDIE, from the exons ATGAAGACCATCATTCTACAGCTGTCCATGTTGTGTGCTGCCGCGGTGTTCAAAGTAGCATCTCCGCTAGTTATAACAGGG GGCTGCCGCAGTGACTTCGAATGCATCGCGAACAAAGGCGAGAACTGGTGCTGTGCGCGGTGGAACCTCGGCTCCGGCATCGCCGTGTGTAAGCCCAGGGGCCGCGTCGGGGACGAGTGTCACATCTCCAGCAACCTCATGCCGTACCCTCTGGACGCACCGAGGGCCTTCTGGCGCTGTCCCTGCGGCCCGGCCCTCGGCTGCACCGCCACGGAGACCGCCAAGATCGGCCACTGTGACACGTTTGACAACCTGGCGCTGGCGCAGGGTAATGACATAGAATAA